The proteins below are encoded in one region of Phaseolus vulgaris cultivar G19833 chromosome 1, P. vulgaris v2.0, whole genome shotgun sequence:
- the LOC137813645 gene encoding protein LAZY 1: MKLFQWVHRKLRQNNIEPFKDSALGNPCTCLTVQPTLDNQYSQTKPCFITQPRFSKSDNQENQISYSGLVDSREDKSQEETPAISSQLFQGFLTIGTLGAETVTDEPGTPTFAMPSKNITMRSEEVTENEIKLISYELEKFLEAEREESFHDSSGRNSYVSTITLGGKEIDGPKAEEYINKAVCPLQGYLLGSSFELPETKQLRKERASLAELLDRTKATSQDCTETGIRSETQVKKTLKSAARHIMRKILKKVCSSSKSCNTSKNDADSASTNKNLHKVLCLFHRKVYPESPINGKDGIKSHKDEIQNVSHEFFHEYDNGKPTNPDKGKRFHPDTRSREWSQHCMTNWNPPQLGQICSSSTGNNEHWIRTDAEYLVLEL; the protein is encoded by the exons ATGAAG TTATTTCAATGGGTGCATCGAAAACTTCGGCAGAATAATATAGAACCTTTCAAGGATTCCGCACTGG GAAACCCTTGTACTTGCCTTACAGTGCAGCCAACACTTGACAATCAATACTCCCAGACAAAGCCATGCTTCATAACTCAGCCCAGGTTCTCAAAGTCAGACAATCAGGAAAATCAAATATCTTATTCTGGATTGGTTGACAGCAGAGAAGACAAATCTCAAGAAGAAACACCAGCAATAAGCTCTCAGCTCTTTCAAGGTTTTCTAACAATTGGAACTCTTGGTGCAGAAACAGTCACCGATGAACCAGGAACACCAACATTTGCTATGCCTTCAAAAAACATAACAATGAGAAGTGAAGAGGTGACAGAAAATGAAATCAAGCTCATAAGTTATGAGCTTGAGAAATTTCTTGAGGCTGAAAGAGAAGAAAGTTTCCATGATTCATCAGGAAGAAACAGCTATGTTAGCACTATCACACTTGGAGGAAAGGAAATAGATGGACCCAAAGCTGAAGAATACATAAACAAAGCTGTATGCCCACTGCAAGGATATTTACTGGGGTCCTCATTTGAACTACCAGAAACAAAACAACTAAGGAAAGAGAGAGCATCGTTAGCTGAGCTACTTGATAGGACAAAGGCAACAAGTCAAGATTGTACAGAGACGGGAATAAGAAGTGAAACACAAGTCAAGAAAACACTTAAGTCTGCTGCCAGGCATATTATGAGAAAGATATTAAAAAAGGTCTGCAGTTCTTCAAAAAGTTGCAACACTTCCAAGAATGATGCTGATTCTGCTTCAACCAATAAAAACCTACACAAG GTTCTATGTTTGTTTCACAGAAAAGTCTATCCTGAAAGCCCCATAAACGGAAAAGATGGCATTAAATCCCACAAAGATGAGATACAAAATGTTTCTCATGAATTCTTCCATGAATATGATAATGGGAAGCCCACAAATCCAGACAAAGGCAAGAGATTTCATCCAGATACCAGATCAAGAGAGTGGTCCCAACACTGTATGACCAATTGGAACCCACCACAGCTAGGGCAAATATGCAGTAGCTCAACTGGAAATAATGAGCACTGGATCAGAACAGATGCAGAGT ATTTGGTGCTGGAGCTGTAG